In one window of Halomarina pelagica DNA:
- the pheT gene encoding phenylalanine--tRNA ligase subunit beta, producing MPTVEVDPDELRRLTGHEEKSDDELEADLFALGLEYEGDTEDGHMQLEFAPDRLDRLSIEGIARSLRYQYGDDRGVYVPKTNDAEWVIEVDESVPEERPYVTGAIVRGLDMTEEGLESLIQLQEKLHRTMGRQRAKGAIGVHDLTMLKGRPAGEDRPKTISYRGIDPDGDRFVPLDSDAELTPGEVLSEHPTGRTYGPLLADYGSYPVIYDDIGLFSFPPVINGRRTEVTEGTRDVFVEMTGTDQWTIDRMCAIVCYALAARGGRVEEVRVEYPEESLVRPDFEIEHKTVSHRRIERLLGIDLDSDEVLDLLERSGLAGEVEERGDEVVYDVSVPPYRVDVLHPVDVVDDVGRAYGFNDLEPRYPEVGTIGGRTDRTRLEDAARDALVGLGFEDMLNFHLVSEAACFDRMGIAPGESESVYGAGDPATIAEPYSEDYTIVRTWALPSLLMVLENNTHRAYPQDLSEIGLAARVDRSEETKVAERRTVAAVLARTDAGYEAAKARLQAVARAFGKTLETPPTEHPTFIPGRTAEVVLDGESAGVIGEIHPRVLVEHDLEVPVAAFEFDLRALD from the coding sequence ATGCCCACCGTCGAGGTCGACCCCGACGAACTCCGGCGGCTGACCGGCCACGAGGAGAAGAGCGACGACGAACTGGAGGCCGACCTGTTCGCCCTCGGCCTCGAGTACGAGGGCGACACCGAGGACGGCCACATGCAACTGGAGTTCGCCCCCGACCGCCTCGATCGGCTCTCGATCGAGGGCATCGCGCGGTCGCTGCGCTACCAGTACGGCGACGACCGCGGCGTGTACGTCCCGAAGACCAACGACGCCGAGTGGGTCATCGAGGTCGACGAGTCGGTGCCCGAGGAGCGCCCCTACGTGACCGGCGCGATCGTCCGCGGGCTCGACATGACCGAGGAGGGCCTCGAGTCGCTCATCCAGCTTCAGGAGAAGCTCCACCGGACGATGGGCAGACAGCGCGCGAAGGGCGCGATCGGCGTCCACGACCTGACGATGCTCAAAGGTCGACCCGCCGGCGAGGACCGACCCAAGACGATCTCCTACCGGGGGATCGATCCGGACGGCGACCGGTTCGTCCCGCTCGACTCCGACGCGGAACTGACCCCGGGGGAGGTGCTCTCCGAGCACCCGACGGGGCGGACCTACGGCCCGCTGCTCGCGGACTACGGCTCGTACCCGGTCATCTACGACGACATCGGTCTGTTCTCCTTCCCGCCGGTGATCAACGGCCGCCGGACGGAGGTGACCGAGGGCACGCGCGACGTGTTCGTCGAGATGACGGGCACCGACCAGTGGACGATCGACCGGATGTGCGCCATCGTCTGCTACGCGCTCGCCGCCCGCGGCGGGCGCGTCGAGGAGGTGCGCGTCGAGTACCCGGAGGAGTCGCTCGTGCGACCGGACTTCGAGATCGAGCACAAGACGGTCTCCCACCGGCGGATCGAGCGCCTGCTCGGGATCGACCTCGACTCCGACGAGGTGCTCGACCTGCTCGAGCGCTCCGGGCTGGCGGGCGAGGTCGAGGAGCGGGGCGACGAGGTGGTCTACGACGTGTCGGTCCCGCCGTACCGCGTCGACGTGCTCCACCCGGTCGACGTGGTGGACGACGTGGGCCGGGCCTACGGGTTCAACGACCTCGAACCGCGCTACCCCGAGGTCGGAACCATCGGCGGGCGCACCGACCGCACCCGGCTCGAGGACGCCGCCCGCGACGCGCTGGTCGGCCTCGGCTTCGAGGACATGCTGAACTTCCACCTCGTCAGCGAGGCGGCGTGCTTCGACCGGATGGGGATCGCCCCCGGGGAGTCGGAGTCGGTCTACGGCGCGGGCGACCCCGCCACCATCGCAGAGCCGTACAGCGAGGACTACACGATCGTCCGTACGTGGGCGCTCCCCTCGCTCCTGATGGTGCTCGAGAACAACACTCACCGGGCGTACCCACAGGACCTCTCGGAGATCGGCCTCGCCGCGCGGGTCGACCGGAGCGAGGAGACGAAGGTCGCGGAGCGTCGAACCGTCGCGGCCGTCCTCGCGCGCACCGACGCGGGCTACGAGGCGGCGAAGGCGCGCCTGCAGGCGGTCGCCCGAGCGTTCGGGAAGACGCTCGAGACCCCGCCGACCGAGCACCCGACGTTCATCCCCGGGCGGACCGCCGAGGTGGTGCTCGACGGCGAGTCCGCGGGCGTCATCGGCGAGATCCACCCCCGCGTGCTCGTCGAGCACGACCTGGA
- the pheS gene encoding phenylalanine--tRNA ligase subunit alpha, producing the protein MRVPQAQAAVLEAASATEPRTIEDLAGALDESQTTVTRAAFELADSGLVAIEEEAAESVSLTDEGERYREGGLPEVRLYRAAIDAGADEAPVPMGELLGRAGLDGPAVNIALSNFARKGYGRIEGGSVAVDPDADPDADEEAAALDAVAAGEEAPEDAVEELERRGLLRREEATVRSVTLTDDGVTALMEGIEVADTVGAVTSDLLTSGEWRDAEFAAYNVEADAETIYGGREHILRQTANRVKDVLVGMGFEEMEGPHVDADFWINDALFMPQDHPARTHWDRFALSDPRHIDDLPDDLVERVRRAHLEGVGDDGEGYHSPWDEAFARALALRGHTTSLSMRYLSGEAVGDLEPPQRYFSVEKVYRNDTLDATHLLEFFQIEGWVMAEDLSVRDLMGTFTEFYSRFGITDIRFKPHYNPYTEPSFELFGRHPETGEIIEIGNSGIFRPEVLSPLGVDCDVMAWGLALERLLMLTYGFEDIRDVHGTLCDLDLLRSVEVVH; encoded by the coding sequence ATGCGAGTACCACAGGCACAGGCCGCGGTCCTGGAGGCCGCGAGCGCGACGGAACCGAGAACGATCGAGGACCTCGCGGGGGCCCTCGACGAGTCACAGACGACGGTGACCCGGGCGGCCTTCGAACTGGCCGACTCGGGCCTCGTCGCGATCGAGGAGGAGGCGGCTGAGTCCGTCTCGCTCACCGACGAGGGCGAGCGGTACCGGGAGGGCGGCCTCCCCGAGGTACGCCTCTACCGGGCGGCGATCGACGCCGGGGCCGACGAGGCCCCCGTCCCGATGGGCGAACTGCTCGGGCGGGCGGGCCTCGACGGCCCGGCGGTGAACATCGCCCTCTCGAACTTCGCGCGGAAGGGCTACGGCCGCATCGAGGGCGGATCCGTCGCGGTCGACCCGGACGCCGATCCCGACGCGGACGAGGAGGCGGCGGCGCTCGACGCCGTCGCGGCGGGCGAGGAGGCACCCGAGGACGCCGTCGAGGAACTGGAGCGCCGGGGGCTTCTCCGGCGCGAGGAGGCCACCGTCCGCTCGGTGACGCTCACCGACGACGGCGTCACGGCGCTCATGGAGGGGATCGAGGTGGCCGACACGGTCGGCGCGGTGACCTCCGACCTGCTCACGAGCGGCGAGTGGCGCGACGCGGAGTTCGCGGCGTACAACGTCGAGGCCGACGCGGAGACGATCTACGGCGGCCGCGAGCACATCCTCCGCCAGACCGCGAACCGCGTGAAGGACGTGCTCGTCGGGATGGGGTTCGAAGAGATGGAGGGGCCGCACGTGGACGCCGACTTCTGGATCAACGACGCGCTGTTCATGCCCCAGGACCACCCGGCGCGCACCCACTGGGACCGCTTCGCGCTCTCCGACCCGCGGCACATCGACGACCTCCCCGATGACCTCGTCGAGCGCGTCCGCCGGGCGCACCTGGAGGGGGTGGGCGACGACGGCGAGGGCTACCACTCGCCGTGGGACGAGGCGTTCGCCCGGGCGCTCGCGCTGCGCGGGCACACCACCTCGCTGTCGATGCGCTACCTCTCGGGCGAGGCGGTCGGCGACCTCGAACCCCCCCAGCGCTACTTCAGCGTCGAGAAGGTCTACCGCAACGACACGCTCGACGCGACCCACCTGCTCGAGTTCTTCCAGATCGAGGGCTGGGTGATGGCCGAGGACCTCTCGGTGCGCGACCTGATGGGGACGTTCACGGAGTTCTACAGCCGCTTCGGGATCACGGACATCCGGTTCAAACCTCACTACAACCCCTACACGGAGCCGAGCTTCGAGCTGTTCGGCCGGCACCCCGAGACGGGCGAGATCATCGAGATCGGCAACTCGGGCATCTTCCGCCCGGAGGTGCTCTCCCCGCTCGGCGTCGACTGTGACGTGATGGCGTGGGGGCTCGCCCTCGAGCGCCTGCTCATGCTCACCTACGGCTTCGAGGACATCCGGGACGTGCACGGGACGCTCTGCGATCTCGACCTCCTGCGGTCCGTGGAGGTGGTGCACTGA
- a CDS encoding tryptophan--tRNA ligase encodes MSEDNETREEAAGRPSVTDGERAGGADGGPATRTDGGVDETTLDPWGSSTVEDYRKLFEEFGIEEFEEVLPEVPNPHYLMRRGVIFGHREYRDVLDAMRAGEPAAVLSGFMPTGDPHIGHKLVFDEIVWHQREGADAYGLIADLEAHAARGLSWEEIDEHARDYLLSLLALGFDPEEGELYRQSTNRAVQDLAFELGVKANFSELQAIYGFDGETDVSHMQSVVTQMADILYPQLAEPKPTVIPVGPDQDPHVRLARDLAARMRFFKVTEAYASFETDDAERALLAEAYEALCEADGEDPVRCEEAAAYVAATFDAPALVESLENAGMEPLRPRVRFLDRNATEEAFEALIGSVEGEKRVYEGHVDAFDLSREEASRLAREVEVEHGGYGFYAPSSIYHRFMTGLTGGKMSSSVPASHISLLDDPEDGYDKVTSATTGGRETAELQRELGGKADECPVYELYAYLLAADDDEFATRVYDECVGGERLCGDCKEQAARLMREFLADHQEKRREAEELLDSLDLELESPRR; translated from the coding sequence ATGAGCGAGGACAACGAGACGCGCGAGGAGGCGGCCGGCCGCCCGTCCGTCACGGACGGGGAGCGCGCCGGCGGAGCGGACGGCGGGCCGGCGACGCGAACCGACGGCGGCGTCGACGAGACGACCCTCGATCCGTGGGGGTCGTCCACCGTCGAGGACTACCGAAAACTGTTCGAGGAGTTCGGCATCGAGGAGTTCGAGGAGGTGCTCCCCGAGGTGCCGAACCCGCACTACCTGATGCGCCGGGGGGTCATCTTCGGCCACCGCGAGTACCGGGACGTGCTCGACGCGATGCGCGCGGGCGAACCGGCGGCGGTCCTCTCGGGGTTCATGCCGACCGGCGACCCCCACATCGGGCACAAGCTGGTGTTCGACGAGATCGTCTGGCACCAGCGGGAGGGCGCGGACGCCTACGGCCTCATCGCGGACCTCGAGGCGCACGCCGCCCGCGGCCTCTCCTGGGAGGAGATCGACGAGCACGCCCGCGACTACCTCCTCTCGCTGCTCGCGCTCGGGTTCGATCCCGAGGAGGGGGAACTCTACCGCCAGTCGACGAACCGCGCGGTGCAGGACCTCGCGTTCGAACTCGGCGTGAAGGCGAACTTCTCCGAGCTACAGGCCATCTACGGCTTCGACGGCGAGACCGACGTCTCGCACATGCAGTCGGTCGTCACGCAGATGGCCGACATCCTCTACCCGCAACTGGCGGAACCGAAGCCCACGGTCATCCCGGTCGGTCCCGACCAGGACCCGCACGTCCGCCTCGCGCGCGACCTCGCCGCCCGAATGCGCTTCTTCAAGGTGACCGAGGCGTACGCCAGCTTCGAGACCGACGACGCGGAGCGCGCGCTGCTCGCGGAGGCGTACGAGGCGCTTTGCGAGGCGGACGGCGAGGACCCCGTCCGCTGCGAGGAGGCCGCCGCCTACGTCGCCGCGACCTTCGACGCCCCCGCCCTCGTCGAGAGCCTGGAGAACGCGGGGATGGAGCCGCTTCGACCCCGCGTGCGCTTCCTCGACCGCAACGCCACGGAGGAGGCGTTCGAGGCGCTCATCGGGAGCGTCGAGGGCGAGAAGCGCGTCTACGAGGGCCACGTCGACGCCTTCGACCTCTCCCGGGAGGAGGCGTCCCGCCTCGCCCGCGAGGTCGAGGTCGAGCACGGCGGCTACGGCTTCTACGCGCCCTCCTCGATCTACCACCGCTTCATGACGGGGCTGACCGGCGGGAAGATGAGTTCGAGCGTGCCGGCGAGCCACATCAGCCTCCTCGACGACCCCGAGGACGGCTACGACAAGGTGACGTCCGCGACGACCGGCGGGCGCGAGACGGCCGAACTCCAGCGCGAACTGGGGGGGAAGGCCGACGAGTGTCCCGTCTACGAACTGTACGCCTACCTGCTGGCGGCCGACGACGACGAGTTCGCGACGCGCGTCTACGACGAGTGCGTGGGCGGCGAGCGCCTCTGCGGCGACTGTAAGGAGCAGGCCGCGCGGCTCATGCGCGAGTTCCTCGCCGACCACCAGGAGAAGCGACGGGAGGCCGAGGAACTGCTCGACTCGCTCGACCTCGAACTGGAGTCGCCGCGGCGGTGA
- a CDS encoding class I SAM-dependent methyltransferase codes for MANDDTTDRSTFWAVAAGDGERDAGGDEFDEAALLDRFFRRVGEPTSVASVDCGHAPVCFALADRYPTIQFRGYDAADAVVRANRERAAETGLANLSFAVDALPDLSVRRTFDLVYCYGTLHAVRDVERALRALYERVGDGGRLVFNYPNRLTLGHLRRDVRKRESDGPSSPEDLRERLAPVLDGESVLSYGRIEEVLGVRPRSYWTAIDAPVEPWTARDNPCVYVEK; via the coding sequence ATGGCGAACGACGACACCACCGACCGGAGCACGTTCTGGGCGGTCGCCGCGGGCGACGGCGAGCGCGACGCGGGCGGCGACGAGTTCGACGAGGCGGCCCTCCTCGATCGGTTCTTCCGGCGGGTCGGGGAGCCGACGTCGGTCGCGTCGGTCGACTGCGGTCACGCGCCCGTCTGCTTCGCGTTGGCGGACCGGTATCCGACGATCCAGTTCCGGGGGTACGACGCCGCCGACGCGGTCGTTCGCGCGAACCGCGAGCGCGCCGCCGAGACCGGACTGGCCAACCTCTCGTTCGCCGTCGACGCCCTCCCCGACCTCTCGGTCCGCCGGACGTTCGACCTCGTCTACTGCTACGGGACGCTCCACGCCGTCCGCGACGTCGAGCGCGCGCTCCGGGCGCTGTACGAGCGCGTCGGCGACGGGGGGAGACTGGTGTTCAACTACCCGAATCGGCTCACCCTCGGCCACCTGCGGCGCGACGTTCGGAAACGCGAGTCGGACGGACCGTCGTCCCCCGAGGACCTCCGCGAGCGGCTGGCACCCGTGCTCGACGGCGAGAGCGTCCTGTCGTACGGACGGATCGAGGAGGTGCTCGGCGTGCGCCCGCGGAGCTACTGGACGGCCATCGACGCCCCGGTCGAACCGTGGACGGCGCGCGACAACCCCTGCGTCTACGTCGAGAAGTGA
- the endA gene encoding tRNA-intron lyase encodes MHATLDGDAVRVDPPGRERFYDSRGYGRPDGNALDLAPVEAAHLLFRDDLESVDGMGFRAFLAATDCTLPFLVYKDLRDRGFYLSPAREGWVDAAGAGEENETDATGEADLVVFPRGKGPWDGAVEYRVRVLGERETIPAAALVDADTLAVVDEESELTYLAVERPELVGESATEVPDGVPAALLADRVMLWDPPRALYARTFYGQPLDGRTADGALQCSLVEAAYLAERGAIRVDAGYEGIVERGRAVEGERFDRRLAVYRALREAGVVPKTGFKFGADFRTYAAVESVEDLGHSEHLVRVLAPDHAFTPRALALDVRLAHGVRKRIAFALTDADGGIDWLSVSRLTP; translated from the coding sequence ATGCACGCCACGCTCGACGGCGACGCGGTCCGGGTCGATCCACCGGGTCGCGAACGGTTCTACGACTCGCGGGGGTACGGCCGCCCGGACGGGAACGCCCTCGACCTCGCGCCGGTCGAGGCCGCCCACTTGCTCTTCCGCGACGACCTCGAGTCGGTGGACGGGATGGGCTTTCGCGCGTTCCTCGCGGCGACCGACTGCACGCTCCCCTTCCTCGTCTACAAGGACCTCCGCGACCGCGGGTTCTACCTCTCGCCCGCGCGCGAGGGGTGGGTCGACGCGGCGGGGGCGGGGGAGGAGAACGAGACGGATGCGACGGGGGAGGCGGACCTCGTCGTCTTCCCCCGCGGCAAGGGACCGTGGGACGGCGCGGTCGAGTACCGGGTGCGCGTCCTGGGCGAGCGCGAGACGATCCCGGCGGCGGCCCTCGTCGACGCGGACACCCTGGCCGTCGTCGACGAGGAGAGCGAACTCACCTACCTCGCGGTCGAGCGGCCCGAACTGGTCGGCGAGAGCGCGACCGAGGTGCCCGACGGCGTGCCCGCCGCGCTCCTCGCCGACCGCGTGATGCTGTGGGACCCGCCGCGCGCCCTCTACGCGCGGACGTTCTACGGCCAGCCACTCGACGGGCGGACCGCGGACGGCGCGCTCCAGTGCTCGCTCGTGGAGGCGGCCTACCTCGCCGAACGGGGAGCGATCCGCGTCGACGCGGGGTACGAGGGCATCGTCGAGCGCGGTCGGGCCGTCGAGGGCGAGCGGTTCGACCGCCGACTGGCCGTCTACCGCGCCCTGCGGGAGGCCGGCGTCGTGCCGAAGACGGGCTTCAAGTTCGGGGCCGACTTCCGCACCTACGCCGCCGTCGAGTCGGTCGAGGACCTCGGCCACTCCGAGCACCTCGTGCGCGTGCTCGCGCCGGACCACGCCTTCACGCCGCGCGCCCTCGCGCTCGACGTGCGCCTCGCCCACGGGGTGCGAAAGCGGATCGCGTTCGCGCTGACCGACGCCGACGGGGGGATCGACTGGCTGTCGGTGTCGCGGCTCACGCCCTGA
- a CDS encoding DUF7090 family protein yields the protein MDYTLTIEGAPETVPGGTSIMLLHPSTGETDRLDTEFFKTDTDHLFILSTRTTAREVQQKLEYYEVDESKAVILDTLSIERGYSRRAGDHVRYVSSPDDLDGMVEDLREFLEETEGKRRVSVDSVTEMAYYADEERARAAVEEMLDLLREHDAIGLFHVAEEVHDEAVLDGYRDLFDGVIHLREDDSVTCDFF from the coding sequence ATGGACTACACGCTCACTATCGAGGGCGCACCCGAGACCGTCCCGGGGGGAACCAGTATCATGCTCCTGCATCCGAGTACCGGCGAGACCGACCGCCTCGACACCGAGTTCTTCAAGACCGACACCGACCACCTCTTCATCCTCTCGACGCGCACCACCGCCCGCGAGGTCCAGCAGAAACTGGAGTACTACGAGGTCGACGAGTCGAAGGCGGTCATCCTCGACACGCTCTCGATCGAACGGGGCTACTCCCGGCGCGCCGGCGACCACGTCCGGTACGTCTCCTCGCCCGACGACCTCGACGGGATGGTCGAGGACCTCCGCGAGTTCTTGGAGGAGACCGAGGGCAAGCGCCGCGTCTCCGTGGACTCGGTCACCGAGATGGCCTACTACGCCGACGAGGAGCGCGCCCGCGCCGCCGTCGAGGAGATGCTCGACCTCCTCCGCGAACACGACGCCATCGGCCTCTTCCACGTCGCCGAGGAGGTCCACGACGAGGCCGTACTGGACGGCTACCGCGACCTCTTCGACGGCGTCATCCACCTGCGCGAGGACGACAGCGTCACCTGCGACTTTTTTTAA
- a CDS encoding NCS2 family permease — MGITDTDTAGGYTGRARRSLREFFDFEEYDTDLETEIVAGVTTFLTMSYIVVVNPAILAQAISIPGYSQGAVVSMITVVTLVSAAVATLIMALYANRPFAQAPGLGLNAFFAFTVVLTLGVPWQTALAAVVVEGIVFIALTVVGARKFIIQAFPEPVKFAVGSGIGAFLALIGLQAMGVVVPDPEGTYITLGNVASDPVAILSIVGLFFTLGLYARGVRGSILVGILGTTLLGSAVTFAGLVAPGVVAPGFVGNGQILWDRLANSLFGVQYDITPLAGAFVRGLTGIEPFGFALIVFTFFFVDFFDTAGTLTGVGQAAGFLDDDGDLPEIEKPLMADAVGTTVGGILGTSTVTTYIESAAGVEEGGRTGMTALVVALLFLLSLAFVPVAAAIPQYASHIALVVIAVVMLQNITGVDWDDITHTVPAGMTILIMPFTFNIGYGIAAGIISYPVVKVAVGEWREISVTQWLLAGLFVVYFVVQTGGILQAATA; from the coding sequence ATGGGCATCACTGATACCGATACCGCCGGCGGGTATACGGGTCGCGCTCGCCGCTCGTTGCGCGAGTTCTTCGACTTCGAGGAGTACGACACCGACCTGGAGACCGAGATCGTCGCCGGCGTCACGACGTTCCTGACCATGTCCTACATCGTCGTCGTGAACCCGGCGATCCTGGCGCAGGCGATCTCCATTCCCGGTTACAGCCAGGGGGCGGTCGTCTCCATGATCACCGTCGTCACGCTCGTCTCGGCGGCCGTGGCGACGCTCATCATGGCGCTGTACGCGAACCGCCCGTTCGCGCAGGCTCCGGGACTGGGGCTGAACGCCTTCTTCGCGTTCACGGTCGTGCTCACCCTCGGCGTCCCCTGGCAGACGGCGCTCGCCGCCGTCGTCGTGGAGGGGATCGTCTTCATCGCGCTCACCGTCGTCGGCGCGCGCAAGTTCATCATCCAGGCGTTCCCCGAACCCGTGAAGTTCGCCGTCGGATCGGGCATCGGCGCGTTCCTCGCGCTCATCGGCCTCCAGGCGATGGGCGTCGTCGTCCCCGACCCCGAGGGGACCTACATCACGCTCGGCAACGTCGCAAGCGATCCCGTCGCCATCCTCTCGATCGTCGGCCTGTTCTTCACCCTCGGTCTCTACGCCCGCGGCGTCCGCGGCTCCATCCTCGTCGGCATCCTCGGAACGACGCTGCTCGGGTCCGCCGTCACCTTCGCGGGCCTCGTCGCGCCGGGGGTCGTCGCGCCCGGGTTCGTCGGCAACGGACAGATCCTCTGGGACCGGTTGGCGAACTCCCTGTTCGGCGTGCAGTACGACATCACCCCGCTGGCGGGAGCGTTCGTTCGGGGGCTGACCGGCATCGAACCCTTCGGCTTCGCGCTCATCGTCTTCACCTTCTTCTTCGTCGACTTCTTCGACACCGCCGGCACCCTGACGGGCGTCGGGCAGGCGGCGGGCTTCCTCGACGACGACGGCGACCTCCCCGAGATCGAGAAGCCGCTGATGGCGGACGCCGTCGGGACCACCGTCGGGGGGATCCTCGGCACCTCGACGGTCACGACCTACATCGAGTCGGCCGCCGGCGTCGAGGAGGGCGGCCGGACGGGCATGACGGCGCTCGTCGTCGCGCTGCTGTTTCTCCTGTCGCTCGCGTTCGTCCCGGTCGCGGCGGCGATCCCGCAGTACGCCAGTCACATCGCGCTCGTCGTCATCGCGGTCGTGATGCTCCAGAACATCACCGGCGTCGACTGGGACGACATCACCCACACCGTCCCCGCCGGCATGACCATCCTGATCATGCCGTTCACGTTCAACATCGGCTACGGCATCGCCGCCGGCATCATCTCCTACCCCGTCGTGAAGGTCGCCGTCGGCGAGTGGCGGGAGATCTCGGTCACGCAGTGGCTGCTCGCGGGGCTGTTCGTCGTCTACTTCGTCGTCCAGACGGGCGGCATCCTGCAGGCGGCGACCGCCTGA
- a CDS encoding phosphoribosyltransferase family protein, with translation MNRVEKTTLQLQAVAVLRMLKETRTYDELADETGLPAGDLNRYVNGHVLPGEARAREVVASVGRETLSRELEARIRYDPEGYVDNSGVVFDQPFLDLVAPVAAEVLDVERPDVVLTAATDGITLGAAMASHFDARLAYAKKSKETAVEEFVEARQRLDSGIEFTYYLPARALSAGQRVLVVDDLIRSGETQELLLDIARQAETEVVGVFALIAVGDEGIESARDLTDAPVGALTKME, from the coding sequence ATGAACCGAGTCGAGAAGACGACCCTGCAGTTGCAGGCCGTCGCCGTCCTCCGGATGTTGAAGGAGACGCGCACCTACGACGAACTGGCCGACGAGACGGGGCTCCCGGCGGGCGACCTGAACCGCTACGTCAACGGGCACGTCCTCCCCGGGGAGGCGCGCGCCCGGGAGGTGGTCGCCTCCGTCGGCCGGGAGACGCTCTCGCGCGAACTGGAGGCGCGCATCCGCTACGATCCCGAGGGGTACGTCGACAACTCCGGGGTCGTCTTCGACCAGCCGTTTCTCGACCTCGTCGCGCCGGTCGCCGCCGAGGTACTCGACGTAGAGCGCCCCGACGTCGTCCTGACCGCCGCCACCGACGGCATCACCCTCGGCGCGGCGATGGCGAGCCACTTCGACGCCCGCCTCGCCTACGCGAAGAAGTCCAAGGAGACCGCCGTCGAGGAGTTCGTCGAGGCGCGCCAGCGCCTCGACAGCGGCATCGAGTTCACCTACTACCTCCCCGCGCGCGCGCTCAGCGCGGGCCAGCGCGTCCTCGTCGTCGACGACCTCATCCGCTCGGGCGAGACCCAGGAACTCCTGCTCGACATCGCCCGGCAGGCCGAGACCGAGGTGGTGGGCGTCTTCGCGCTCATCGCCGTCGGCGACGAGGGGATCGAGAGCGCCCGCGACCTGACCGACGCGCCCGTGGGGGCGCTGACGAAGATGGAGTGA
- the pyrE gene encoding orotate phosphoribosyltransferase, translated as MTDEDLIAALCEADAVRFGEFELSHGGTSEYYVDKYLFETDPRCLSLVADAFAERVGDAKLAGVALGAVPLVAATSVRADSPYVIVRKRAKEYGTGNRIEGRLSEGEEVVVLEDVATTGGSALDAVEALREAGATVERVLVVVDREEGAREHLAEHGVELEALLTASDLLADR; from the coding sequence ATGACCGACGAGGACCTCATCGCGGCGCTGTGCGAGGCGGACGCCGTCAGGTTCGGGGAGTTCGAACTCTCCCACGGCGGCACGAGCGAGTACTACGTGGACAAGTACCTCTTCGAGACTGACCCCCGGTGTCTCTCGCTCGTCGCCGACGCCTTCGCCGAGCGCGTCGGGGACGCCAAGCTGGCGGGCGTCGCGCTCGGGGCCGTCCCGCTGGTGGCGGCGACGAGCGTCCGCGCGGACAGTCCCTACGTCATCGTGCGCAAGAGGGCGAAGGAGTACGGCACCGGAAACCGCATCGAGGGCCGCCTGAGCGAGGGCGAGGAGGTCGTCGTCCTGGAGGACGTCGCCACGACCGGGGGGAGCGCCCTCGACGCGGTCGAGGCGCTGCGCGAGGCGGGCGCGACCGTAGAGCGCGTGCTCGTCGTCGTGGACCGCGAGGAGGGCGCGCGCGAGCACCTCGCCGAGCACGGCGTCGAACTGGAGGCGCTCCTGACCGCCTCGGACCTGCTGGCCGATCGCTGA